A section of the Chloroflexota bacterium genome encodes:
- the argB gene encoding acetylglutamate kinase, with protein sequence MASNMSSANSTAGMGTPHAESVPGIEPDGSGDSSQARLANAAGGAGTMADGEAQKETSTSGTIVVKIGGSTLGSHDTTLHDLVKLQRQGVRAIVVHGGGKIISDWMAMQGVKPRFVRGLRVTDGPSIDIVVAVLTGLINKNLVASMVELGARSIGISGADDAMLRAKIRDPELGLVGDIFDVNVDPINAVLDSGCIPVIAPVGVKPAENGESFPTLLNINADTAAGEISAALGASKLVFLTDVQGVLDNTRRLIPRLTERQARGLISSNVAAGGMIPKIEACLTALSSGGVSHIIDGRKPDALLEVISGANLGTRIG encoded by the coding sequence ATGGCATCGAACATGTCATCAGCGAACTCCACAGCCGGGATGGGTACGCCACACGCCGAATCAGTGCCGGGTATTGAGCCGGACGGATCGGGCGATAGCAGCCAAGCGAGATTGGCAAATGCGGCGGGTGGCGCCGGCACTATGGCAGATGGTGAAGCGCAGAAGGAGACCAGTACCAGTGGGACGATTGTAGTTAAGATTGGCGGCAGCACGCTCGGCAGCCACGACACGACATTGCACGACCTTGTGAAGTTGCAGCGTCAGGGCGTCAGGGCGATTGTCGTGCATGGCGGCGGCAAGATAATTAGCGACTGGATGGCGATGCAAGGCGTAAAACCGCGATTCGTGCGGGGTTTGCGCGTTACGGACGGTCCCAGCATTGACATCGTGGTCGCCGTTCTCACGGGTCTCATCAACAAGAACCTCGTGGCGTCAATGGTTGAACTGGGCGCGCGCTCCATTGGTATCAGCGGCGCGGACGACGCCATGCTGCGCGCCAAGATACGCGACCCCGAACTCGGTCTCGTTGGCGATATTTTCGATGTCAACGTCGATCCGATAAATGCGGTGTTGGACTCCGGATGCATCCCCGTCATTGCCCCGGTGGGCGTCAAGCCTGCCGAAAACGGCGAATCGTTCCCCACGCTCCTGAACATCAACGCAGACACCGCGGCGGGCGAGATTTCGGCTGCTCTGGGCGCGAGCAAGCTGGTTTTCCTGACCGATGTGCAGGGTGTGCTTGACAACACGCGCAGGCTCATACCGCGTCTGACCGAACGGCAGGCTCGTGGGCTTATCAGCTCCAATGTCGCGGCAGGCGGCATGATTCCTAAGATAGAGGCGTGCTTGACGGCGCTGAGTTCGGGCGGCGTTTCACACATCATCGACGGGCGTAAGCCCGACGCTTTGCTCGAAGTCATTTCGGGCGCAAATCTCGGAACTAGAATTGGATGA